The Roseovarius sp. M141 genome contains a region encoding:
- a CDS encoding HD domain-containing protein — protein sequence MYSVATHTRFAHSIGVFHTARELMEIVRKKTDDQGSREKIALAAAIVHDVGHGPFSHAFETVGKRLKLKLADHEVK from the coding sequence GTGTATTCAGTTGCAACGCATACGCGGTTTGCTCACAGCATCGGCGTGTTTCATACGGCTAGAGAACTTATGGAGATCGTCAGGAAGAAGACAGATGATCAGGGGTCACGTGAGAAAATCGCCTTGGCTGCCGCCATAGTGCATGATGTGGGTCATGGCCCATTCAGCCACGCTTTTGAAACCGTTGGAAAGCGTCTGAAGTTGAAGCTGGCCGATCATGAAGTTAAGTGA